One genomic window of Rhodoligotrophos defluvii includes the following:
- the pstC gene encoding phosphate ABC transporter permease subunit PstC produces the protein MTERTILRSAGSDRSRTLRKFAVTDAVFRGLTYSAAVAVLVLLGGVIVALVHGSYPALSTFGLEFFTTQAWNPVTEHFGALAPIYGTIVTSIIALILAVPVGIGIAIFLTEICPMALRRPIGIAVELLAGIPSIIYGIWGLFVFAPFLQQYVQPALIATFSGIPGLSSLFAGPPYGIGVLTASLILAIMILPFITAITRDVFETTPPMLKESAYGLGCTTWEVVTKVVLPFTRVGVIGGIMLALGRALGETMAVTFVIGNAHRISASILAPGTTISASIANEFTEAIGELYTSSLIALGLILFVITFIVLAAARYLLLRIERRLGN, from the coding sequence ATGACAGAACGCACCATCCTGCGATCCGCGGGGTCCGATCGGTCTCGCACGCTGCGGAAGTTCGCAGTGACCGACGCGGTCTTTCGCGGTCTCACCTATTCTGCCGCGGTGGCCGTTCTGGTTTTGCTCGGCGGTGTCATCGTCGCGCTCGTTCACGGCTCCTATCCGGCTCTGAGCACCTTTGGCCTTGAATTCTTCACCACGCAGGCGTGGAATCCCGTCACTGAGCATTTCGGTGCGCTGGCGCCGATCTATGGCACGATCGTCACTTCGATCATCGCGCTCATCCTGGCGGTTCCGGTGGGCATCGGCATCGCGATCTTCCTGACGGAGATCTGTCCGATGGCGCTCCGGCGTCCGATCGGCATCGCCGTCGAGCTTCTGGCGGGCATTCCCAGCATCATCTACGGCATCTGGGGCCTGTTCGTGTTCGCGCCTTTCCTGCAGCAGTACGTGCAGCCGGCCCTGATCGCCACGTTTTCCGGCATTCCCGGGCTCAGCAGCTTGTTCGCCGGCCCGCCCTACGGCATCGGCGTGCTGACCGCCTCGCTCATTCTCGCGATCATGATCCTGCCGTTCATCACGGCCATCACCCGGGACGTGTTCGAGACCACGCCGCCCATGCTGAAGGAGTCGGCCTATGGGCTGGGCTGCACCACCTGGGAGGTGGTGACGAAGGTGGTGCTGCCCTTCACCCGCGTGGGTGTCATCGGCGGCATCATGCTGGCGCTCGGCCGTGCCCTGGGCGAGACCATGGCGGTGACCTTCGTGATCGGCAACGCCCACCGGATCAGCGCCTCGATCCTGGCGCCGGGCACTACGATCTCCGCCTCGATCGCCAATGAATTCACCGAGGCCATCGGCGAGCTCTACACCTCCTCGCTGATCGCGCTCGGCCTCATCCTGTTCGTGATAACCTTCATCGTGCTCGCTGCCGCACGCTACCTGCTGCTGCGCATCGAGCGGCGCCTGGGGAACTGA
- the pstS gene encoding phosphate ABC transporter substrate-binding protein PstS, with translation MNIIRKAGIGAAIAGVIALVAAGVSNAANIAGAGATFPYPIYAKWAEAYKQETGDGLNYQSIGSGGGIKQIQAKTVTFGASDMPLKAEDLEKSGLIQFPMVMGGVVPVVNIEGIEPGGIVLSGDVLAKIFLGEITQWDDPAIKQLNPNANLPSSAIAVVHRSDGSGTTFIFADYLSKVSEDWKSKVGAATSLEWPVGIGAKGNEGVANNVKQTAGSIGYVEYAYAKQNKLTHANLINAEGKTVSPTMESFQAAAANADWANTPGFAVILTNEPGAESWPISGATFILMHKKPEKPEDSLTALKFFAWAYKNGDEAAANLDYVPMPDEVVALVEESWKQITGPDGQPIFKGM, from the coding sequence ATGAACATCATCCGCAAAGCGGGCATCGGCGCGGCGATTGCCGGCGTGATTGCCCTGGTCGCTGCGGGCGTTTCCAATGCGGCGAATATCGCCGGCGCCGGCGCGACCTTCCCCTATCCGATCTATGCGAAATGGGCCGAAGCCTACAAGCAGGAGACCGGCGATGGCCTCAACTATCAGTCCATCGGCTCGGGCGGCGGCATCAAGCAGATCCAGGCCAAGACGGTGACCTTCGGCGCCTCCGACATGCCTCTGAAGGCTGAGGATCTGGAGAAGTCCGGGCTGATCCAGTTCCCGATGGTGATGGGCGGCGTCGTTCCGGTGGTGAACATCGAAGGCATCGAGCCGGGCGGCATCGTGCTGAGCGGGGACGTGCTGGCCAAGATCTTCCTCGGCGAGATCACCCAGTGGGACGACCCGGCGATCAAGCAGCTGAACCCCAATGCCAATCTGCCCTCGTCGGCCATCGCCGTGGTGCACCGCTCCGACGGCTCCGGCACCACCTTCATCTTTGCCGATTATCTGTCGAAGGTGAGCGAGGACTGGAAGTCAAAGGTCGGCGCGGCGACCTCGCTCGAGTGGCCTGTCGGCATCGGCGCCAAGGGTAACGAGGGCGTCGCCAACAACGTGAAGCAGACGGCAGGCTCGATCGGCTATGTCGAGTATGCCTATGCCAAGCAGAACAAGCTGACCCACGCCAACCTGATCAATGCCGAGGGCAAGACGGTGAGCCCGACCATGGAGTCGTTCCAGGCCGCCGCCGCCAATGCGGACTGGGCCAACACGCCCGGCTTCGCCGTGATCCTGACGAATGAGCCCGGCGCCGAGAGCTGGCCCATTTCCGGGGCGACCTTCATCCTCATGCACAAGAAGCCCGAGAAGCCGGAGGACTCGCTCACCGCGCTCAAGTTCTTCGCCTGGGCCTACAAGAATGGGGACGAGGCTGCGGCGAACCTCGACTACGTGCCGATGCCGGACGAAGTGGTCGCGCTGGTGGAGGAATCCTGGAAGCAGATCACCGGCCCCGACGGCCAGCCCATCTTCAAGGGCATGTGA
- the phoR gene encoding phosphate regulon sensor histidine kinase PhoR: protein MTDSEVPLTIAYGLLVACLAALVLTQGFTTANLLIAAGLLGAILLLLFTPGRSREPSPSETLRSVDDNVSAAPAPVLPQIGEAVPDPLLMLDGDGIVRFCNSHARELLELDPVGHHISIGIRAPAILEAIREVNATHKVRRVDYEVRVPVERHFETYIAPIELPFPAGSGRRADGSVLVLMRDFTQAHQIERMRADFIANASHELRTPLASVLGFIETLQGAARNDPAARERFLELMRVQGTRMTRLIDDLLSLSRIEMNAHVPPTAEVNLEQTVRHVIDLLQPLAAEQNVSINITDSVTDHPVIVRGDRDELVQVFQNLIENAIKYGGSGKEVELTFALAGAAVEVTVRDHGPGIPPEHIPRLTERFYRVSTQDSRARGGTGLGLAIVKHILNRHRGKLVIRSTLGEGSSFTVRLPLANGAK from the coding sequence ATGACAGACAGCGAGGTTCCTCTGACGATCGCTTACGGGCTGCTGGTGGCATGCCTGGCCGCCCTGGTGCTCACCCAGGGGTTTACGACCGCCAACCTGCTGATTGCGGCGGGGCTGCTCGGCGCCATCCTGCTCTTGCTGTTCACACCCGGCCGGAGCCGCGAACCTAGTCCTAGCGAAACTTTGCGAAGCGTGGATGACAATGTGAGCGCCGCACCTGCGCCGGTCCTGCCGCAGATCGGGGAAGCCGTGCCCGACCCGTTGCTGATGCTGGACGGAGATGGGATCGTCCGCTTCTGCAATTCGCACGCGCGCGAGCTCCTGGAGCTCGATCCGGTGGGTCATCACATATCGATCGGCATCCGCGCACCGGCCATTCTCGAAGCCATTCGCGAGGTCAATGCCACGCACAAGGTGCGCCGCGTGGATTACGAGGTGCGGGTGCCGGTCGAGCGCCACTTCGAGACGTATATCGCGCCAATCGAGCTGCCCTTTCCCGCCGGCAGCGGGCGCCGCGCGGACGGTTCGGTGCTGGTGCTGATGCGGGATTTCACGCAAGCCCACCAGATCGAGCGCATGCGCGCCGACTTCATCGCCAATGCCAGCCACGAGCTGCGCACCCCGCTGGCCTCCGTGCTCGGCTTCATCGAGACGCTGCAGGGCGCGGCGCGGAATGATCCCGCCGCGCGGGAACGGTTTCTGGAGCTGATGCGGGTGCAGGGCACGCGCATGACCCGGCTCATCGACGACCTCCTGTCGCTCAGCCGGATCGAGATGAACGCCCACGTGCCACCCACGGCCGAGGTCAATCTGGAGCAGACCGTTCGCCACGTGATCGACCTGCTGCAACCGCTGGCGGCTGAGCAGAACGTGTCCATCAACATCACCGATAGCGTGACCGATCACCCCGTCATCGTGCGTGGGGATCGCGACGAACTGGTGCAGGTGTTCCAGAACCTGATCGAGAACGCCATCAAATATGGCGGCAGCGGCAAGGAGGTCGAGCTTACCTTCGCGCTGGCGGGCGCCGCGGTCGAAGTGACGGTGCGCGATCACGGTCCCGGTATTCCTCCTGAGCACATTCCGCGGCTGACCGAGCGATTCTACCGGGTCAGCACCCAGGACAGCCGTGCGCGCGGCGGCACCGGCCTCGGGCTCGCGATCGTCAAGCACATTCTCAACCGCCACCGGGGAAAGCTCGTCATCCGCAGCACCCTTGGGGAAGGCTCGTCATTCACGGTGCGGCTTCCTCTCGCGAATGGCGCCAAATAG